GCAAACGTGACATCATTTTGCCAAACGCTTTTTCCAAACGTCTTGGAGCCATGAGTGATTCATCGAATAAAGCGGTGAGCTGTCTAAGCAATGTCATGGATGGAAATGAATCAGTATGCACCAAACAATTACAGCGATCCATTTTTGACAAAACAGGCTTTTTCAAATGTGTCTAACTTGACTATTTTCATtcgtttttgtctaaaataaataaataaaatccagaCTTTCAATCTTGAAGTGACATAATTTAGAGGACCGAAACtgccaattttaaaaataaattaatcaattactaaaagtgaaaataaaaatggatagaaaaaatataattcaaaaattaaattccaaataaatggaaataaaaacaacaaaatatcaataaatgattaaataaaagtaaaaaaaaaaagagataaaaaaagaaaaataaatgtcaaaataaatacaaaaataaatatataaatagaattaatgtgagagcagagcatttttatttattcattaatttgatatttcattctttgtatttatttttgtattttttgcgacatttattttttgtatatatgtgagcgtgtgtatatatatatatatatatatatatatatacgtgtgtgtgtatatatatatatatatatatatatatatatatatatatatatatatatatatatatatatatatatatatgtgtgtgtatatatatatatatatatatatatatatgtgtgtgtatgtgtatatatatatatatatatatatatatatatatatatatatatatgtgtgtgtgtgtatatatatatatatgtgtgtgtgtgtatatatatatatatgtgtgtgtgtatatatatatatatatgtgtgtgtgtatatatatatatatatgtgtgtgtgtatatatatatatatatgtgtgtgtgtgtatatatatatatatatatatatgtgtgtgtgtgtatatatatatgtatatatgtgtgtgtgtgtatatatatatatatatatgtgtgtgtgtgtatatatatatatgtgtgtgtgtgtatatatatatatatatatatatatgtgtgtgtatatatatatgtgtgtgtgtatatatatatatatgtgtgtgtgtgtatatatatatatattatatatatatatatatatatatgtgtgtgtgtgtgtatatatatatatatgtgtgtgtatatatatatatatatatatatatatatgtgtgtgtatgtgtatatatatatatatatatatatatatatatatatatatatatatatatatatatgtgtgtgtgtgtatatatatatatatgtgtgtgtgtgtatatatatatatatgtgtgtgtgtatatatatatatatatgtgtgtgtgtatatatatatatatatgtgtgtgtgtgtatatatatatatatatgtgtgtgtgtgtatatatatatgtatatatgtgtgtgtgtgtatatatatatatatatatgtgtgtgtgtgtatatatatatatgtgtgtgtgtgtatatatatatatatatatatatgtgtgtgtgtatatatatatatatatatatgtgtgtgtgtgtatatatatatgtgtgtgtgtatatatatatatatatgtgtgtgtgtatatatatatatatatgtgtgtgtgtgtatatatatatatatatatatatatatatgtgtgtgtatatatatatatgtgtgtgtgtatatatatatatgtgtgtgtgtgtatatatatatatatgtgtgtgtgtgtgtatatatatatatatgtgtgtgtgtgtgtgtatatatatatatgtgtgtgtgtgtgtgtatatatatatatatatgtttgtgtgtgtgtatatatatatatatatatgtgtgtgtgtgtgtatatatatatatatgtgtgtgtgtgtgtatatatatatatatgtgtgtgtgtgtgtatatatatatatatatatgtgtgtgtgtgtatatatatatatatatatatatgtgtgtgtgtgtatatatatatatatatatatatgtgtgtgtgtgtatatatatatatatatatatatgtgtgtgtatatatatatatgtgtgtgtgtgtgtgtatatatatatatatatatatatatatatatatgtgtgtgtatatatatatatatgtatatatatgtgtgtgtatatatatatatatgtgtgtgtgtgtgtatatatatatatatatatatatatgtgtgtgtgtatatatatatatatatatatatatatatgtgtgtgtatatatatatatatgtatatatgtgtgtgtgtatatatatatatatatatatatatgtgtgtgtatatatatatatatgtatatatgtgtgtgtgtgtatatatatatatatatatgtatatatgtgtgtgtgtatatatatatatatatgtgtatatatatatctatatgtgtatatgtatgtttgttgtCTGCAGATCACTACACGGAAGTGCTGGAGAGAAAAGTCCAGTGTGAGGGCGACCTGACCCCCGTGGTGGGGGGCTTCGTGGTGGACAAGTTTGTGGCCACCATGTACCACTACTTGCAATTTGCCTACTACAAGCGTGAGTTGCTAACGTTGGTTGGCCAAAGTTGAAGGTCCGCCCCATGACATGCCCGGCGTCCATTTTGCGCCCACAGTGAAGGACCTGAAGAACGCGGTGCCGTGCGCCACCAGCTACCTGCTCTTCGACCCCACCGACGAGgtgatgaaaaacaatttggCCTACTATAAGTTCCACAAGGACAAGTGGGAGCTCGTCGACGACGACTTCTTACCCAGAGCGGTCCGTCTCACActcgccatggcaacaacaaaaatggcaacCTTTGTGACGTgacgtgtgtttgtgcaggaGGCGGTGCGCTACTACAACCAGACCACCATGCAGATGGACATGTTGGACTTTTCCAGAAAGCATCTGGCAAGCGACGATGAGGTGggcgactttttccttttttttttttttggggtaaatagTTGAGGGGTTGCAATATCACAAAAGTCCACCAGGTTGTAGCAAAGCACACCTCtggtaatatttttattatttcaaatgctaagttttggaaaaaacaaaacaaaaacattattactccaaaacatgtataaaaatgtaaaaattatacATAAAAGCACACTTTTACTAATACATTAAATGTGTGAACTTGTTTGTGTATCATTTGAAGAAATTAACGACAAAAAATCCTGAATACTATTTTAAGACATTTGTCATTCTGCAAGcactaaaacataaataaatgcaacataTTTACTcaaatctattatttatttagtgtctTAACTacgaaatatatattttgttaatatgacatattttcaaaaaatctaatgaattgaaacacattattttttaaataatacaataaataattgaaataatcaACTATGATTTCTATCATATAGTgtagtaataaataataattgtctcagctttaaaaataaataatttgaaatatgaataaaaaataattaattaaaacaaataaccGGCTATAATTCATTAAAGAAAATaactataattttattttttgcctttatttttgttattgttgtattaTTCCAGCACCTAAACTTCCATTTCAGGattttaattatgatttttaatattaatattattaattcatTATGAGGACTGCAGATATGCTCGATATGAATATCCTCCATCTACAAATATATCTTGAATTCTATCACATTGTCTGTATCTGTGTGTGTTATCCACAGGGTGAGGTGGTGGAATTTATAGACGAGTTCCTGGATTATCAACGCAAACCTTgaaaaaaccaacaaaaactcacgcactcacacaagccagcatttatttatttattgaacttTGTTGTTGCAAAAGAACATTTTTCCATCCTAATTTGATTTTACGGTGGTGGAGGGGAGACACGAAATACTTGTACTTGCCGTGACATGAATTCATGTGCCGGGCTGTgaattgttttacaataaaagacGTTGCCAAAACACCAGCGATGACTTCGATGACCCCCGAAAGTGACGGCTGCGCATAACGAGGGCCAGTTTAAAGCGTCATGATCATAAAGAAGGAAAGACTCGCGGGCGGGCGAAGTCAGAGCAGACACACACGTGTTGATTCGTGTTTGAACATCGAGTCTCTGTGCAGTTTGTCGCACGCGCGCGCTAAAATGTCCACAGCGGAAAATTccctcttgtgtgtgtgtgtgtgtgtgtgtgtgtgtgtgtgagagagtttgTTGTAATTTCTCTCTCTTGACGCTTTGAAAAACTGCAAAGGGTGCAGACTTTAAACAGGTCTTGGTGACAATGGTCACCTCTCTATTTGATTAAAGGCAAACTGTATTTTTACCTCCACttcattaagaaaataaatactttttttttttttttttactcaaatgaatatttaacaaattggtcagaatttttttttttttacagcgttgGGGCATGCGCAAGAATAAATTGAAATCTATTGTTTACCTGGTGAAATTGTTTAGAGTCACTTTTAGCTCCGCTGTAATTTGTTAGTGAGCGGatttacctccgccaaggatgACGTCATCAAGGCCGTTTGTTAGTGAAGAAGAGAGCTTGGCGGAGGTCTTCCTTGTGCGGTATATGATGTAATAACGAGGAAGAGTCGTATGTTTAGAAGTTTATTTCAGCCAACAGGACACAAACATGCCACCTTAACAACACACATTAGCTGATttgtgatgaaaatgttgtcCGTTGGTtcgccccccccgccccccagccCCTCCCCAATTCTCCAGACATTGTACATATTTGAACCTAACCGACAGTTTACACAGTGTTATGTCTATGAACACAATTGCACACTTAAactacacacgcacgcacgcacgcatcaTACCGTGAGTAATAATCACATCAACAAGCAAATTTCATGGGCTGTTACATTCGTCATCACGGTGGCAGATTGGGATGTTTAATTACCGACTACATGTCAGTCATTTCGGACGCCTAATCAGTAATTATGTCACTTTTTTGCGGAGCACTCCAATTGAACTCGCAGCATGCACTCTGTAAGTTGTAaagcaaagggaaaaaaaatacacacacacttagccaaaacatcaaaacaaatgaCAGCAAGAAATCAAGCGAAATTACCACAATGTGCAAAAGCCTCCTCAAAGGTCGCCATCTCAATCCGTAGCAACATTTCAACGCGGTCCTCTTctcttgtgttttatttatttatttatttatacattagcCTCgtcataaacgtaaaaaaaaaaaaacgcctacCACCAATTCCATATGAATAGCTGACATTTAATATAAAGTTAACAAAATTCCTTAGGACATACGGTGAACCTGATGGAAAAACAATCACCCCAAAATCGAGACAAACGGTTCACATTCGGAAATTTTGTTCAcatattttttaggttttctttggcttttttgttgttttgtatcGTTAAGAGCATAGACGACGTTGGGCTAATTGGCTATTGTGGTTTTCCTGCAATAAACCCCAACTTCATTCCAGCTCAACgactaatatttaaaaataaagaagtcAACGATTTTTTTCACACATAAGGTGGAATGCCGGAACCCGAAAATGAGAGGAAACGGTTggtactttttgtgtgtgttttttgaatATTCAAAGTCAGTATCTAATAATAGACCCAAAAAATCCTTCATATGTACATAAAGTGGAACGTCAAAACTAGATTGAAAAGTGTACATACaaaatttgggggaaaatagttcgtatacatttatatttttaaaccttttttttctgaatgtaaACACTTTTGCAAGGGTATTTATTTGCAGTATTTCATCATGAGAAAAACATTAAGCTTAACGATGCAGATGCTCTGTTGTGGATTTCAAAAAATCTCACCCACCAAAAAACGCCAACCACACAATTAACCGCCATCCCGTCTCAAAAGCTCAAATTCTTTCGTACAGCACGTGATGAACTATTTCAACCTaaacttgatttttatttgaaatacccTTTTTTCAAAGGGTATTAGTAatgattagttaaaaaaaaaaatcaaacttcaAAGAGCTTATTGTCAAAACTTAACATCAGAAGGTAATACATGTAAATAAACTTCACTAAATGGAAACCGCCATTCCAGCTAGACggctaacatttaaaaatagacaAAGAAGAATTCCCGACTAGATACAGTGGAAGTTCTAACTAAAAACTTTCAGGGCAAATGCGATTGGGAAAAGAGCGTTTTGACTGTGTaacaatcagaggtggcaaacccaggtccagaaagtaaaaactctgccacagtttggctttagcccctcgtgctagcgagctagcgagctagcaggtaaacaagcaccatgggcgctagctagctagcaccaggggctaaagccaaactatggcagggtttttactttatggacctggatttgccacctctggtaacAATATTGCCCACGCAGGCTAATCGTCAAACAATCAACTATGCAGCTTTCGACCGTCGTTTTGCAAGGTTAGCCATTTTCGGCACATGGCAATCAattgaacaacaaaagaaaaccgCCATTCCATTTTGTGAAAGCCAGTGTGAAAATGTAGCCAAAATCTAAACAAATCATCAAAACGGAATCGGCTTGTGTTCGACTTTCGAGGGTCCACTGCGTGTCACATTTCTGCGGTGGGCCGACTTGTCTCTTAACACCGTCCCCCCCAAATTTAGCACAAATTGTGTAGCGAATTCTAGCCCCCAAAAgtctctgcccccccccctaaaCTTTCTGCTGCATCTCCATGTGCTGGCTGCTTTGTCCCTTCCCGTTCATGTTGTACGCCGAGCTCTTCTGCTGCCGCCGCCGGTAGCACCACACCGTCAATATGATGGCCGCTATCACCACGCATACCGCCGCAATGATGGCCGCCACGATGGGGCCCCGGCGCGAGGGGCCGGGCGGCGGGCACTTCTCCCCGACGCATATGGCCTCACCTTTCTCGCCCTCCACCTCGCCCCTCTCGCCAGTCTCACCGGGCAAGTTGTGCAGGGTGCGTTCCCCGTCGAGGCCGTCGCTATCCCGTGCCGGATCCACGAAGGGGTGTTGAGTGAGGTCCAGGAGCCACGAGTGGGTGGGGACCACCTGCTGGGTGTCGTACTCCAGGGTAtccgaggaagaggaggaggcggggTTGTCTGGGGCGGCGGTTTCCTTTGGGTCAGATTCGGCTGTTTCTAGGATGCTGGTGTCGGGGGCGAGTTCTTCGACCTCATTCGGGTGGGCGGCCACCGGGTGTCCGTCCAGCCAGGTCTCGTCTGTGGTGGTCTCTGCTCCCGTGTGGTCCCGGGTGGCGTTCTGGCTGGTTTGGCTTGTGTCAGGAAAGACGACGTGCTGATGGTCATCGTCTTCCAGGCTGTCGTGTTCAGCGTGGCTATCGTTGCCATCCTGCCTTGCGTCGTCGATATCGCGGTTATGCTCTTCGCTGTCGTGGTCTTCGTGATTATCGTGGTCGTAATGATCATTGCGATCGTCGTGGTCGTAGTGGTGGGCGTGGTCTTCATGGTCATGGTCTTCATGGCCATAGTGTTCTTCGTGATCATCGTGGTCATAATGTTCTTCACGAACGAGGTCATCGTGATTGTCACGGTCCGGATGCTCGTCGGAACCATCCGGATGCTCTTGGAGATGGCTGCCGTCCTCGTGGACGCCGCGTTCCTCAGAACTCTCATTCCGCCTGCCGTGGCGAACCTCCTCATGCTCGCCCATGTCATAGTGAAGGTCGCGGTGGTCTTCGTAGCCGTCTTCTTTGTCCTGCTCTTCCTGCTGAACTGGAATTTGTTCCACTTGACCGCCATCACTGTGATCCGGACTCTCTTGCCGGCGGTCATTGAGGTTCTCCTCGGATCGACTGTCAGAGGATCGCTGAGTGGGTCTCAGGGTGAGGGGGTCCGCGGAAACCGGGTGCTGTTCCTGCTGTTGCTGGAAGGCCTCCGAGGGGAACCAGAAGAGGTGTTTCTGGGACAAGAGGGAGACGGGCGGGTCTGTGGATGCCGTCGTCAACACCTGTTCCTCCTGCCCCCGACCCAGATGCCCAGCGGAGTCCCCCACAGCCTCGTCACGTGCCCTCGTTTCTTTAGCGTCCCCACCGTCGACTCCCACCTCCTGCTGACCGTTGAGGTTTGGAAGCTCTTCCTCTCTTTGAAAGCTGACCTCTTGCAACTCCTGGTCCCTGGGTTCTTCTGAGTGGGTCGCTGGTCCGTCGGCCTCCACAGTCCCGTCGTCCTCGTTCTGGCGGTCCGTATCGGCATACGTGAACTGGTCCTCGTAATCCACGTGAGTCTCGGCCGAGTCTGCAAGGACACAAAGACGATCAGTTTCAAAGATGTCAGTCACACAGACACAAAGGTTTAAGTAAcgacacaaaaaaacagttgggtcaaaaataacccaactgggtcaaaaatggattgatcctcttcttgggtcgatttgacccaactttgagtcaagaaatgggtctttcagcataaaactactcataaatattggtcagatcctttacttgggtcaaaaaaattgggccattttgtataaaataatccagaaagttgggtcaaattgacccataaagtggatcggtcctttatgggttacttttgacccaactgttttttagagtgtttgTTCATTTGGTCCTTTTCACTTTGAAAACacggtcaaaagtaacccaattggaaaaatggaccgatccacttagtttatgggtcaatttgacccaactttctgtcttgttttatacgaaatgacccaattttttgacccaagtaaagga
The sequence above is drawn from the Vanacampus margaritifer isolate UIUO_Vmar chromosome 17, RoL_Vmar_1.0, whole genome shotgun sequence genome and encodes:
- the susd5 gene encoding uncharacterized protein susd5, which codes for MVLLILITPPPRSVSPLQPLEEVVVIYRKIFAKIRARRRRMLGFFGCFACLLLASVVNADGRVFVVELGNSSSGSSFREAEWACASRQARLASASELRHAAMECFFSLCTRGWLDGGSLGTTVCNYVGGSLKAVDVKTENATGDTATLNGFCIKDKGVPCGDPPSFPNARLQGHSGFELGDELLYTCVPGYVMPNGHGAFSLLCDSCGEWYGLVQICVKDSAETHVDYEDQFTYADTDRQNEDDGTVEADGPATHSEEPRDQELQEVSFQREEELPNLNGQQEVGVDGGDAKETRARDEAVGDSAGHLGRGQEEQVLTTASTDPPVSLLSQKHLFWFPSEAFQQQQEQHPVSADPLTLRPTQRSSDSRSEENLNDRRQESPDHSDGGQVEQIPVQQEEQDKEDGYEDHRDLHYDMGEHEEVRHGRRNESSEERGVHEDGSHLQEHPDGSDEHPDRDNHDDLVREEHYDHDDHEEHYGHEDHDHEDHAHHYDHDDRNDHYDHDNHEDHDSEEHNRDIDDARQDGNDSHAEHDSLEDDDHQHVVFPDTSQTSQNATRDHTGAETTTDETWLDGHPVAAHPNEVEELAPDTSILETAESDPKETAAPDNPASSSSSDTLEYDTQQVVPTHSWLLDLTQHPFVDPARDSDGLDGERTLHNLPGETGERGEVEGEKGEAICVGEKCPPPGPSRRGPIVAAIIAAVCVVIAAIILTVWCYRRRQQKSSAYNMNGKGQSSQHMEMQQKV